The Anabaena sp. WA102 genome contains a region encoding:
- the clpS gene encoding ATP-dependent Clp protease adapter ClpS, which translates to MSVETIEKRSTSRKLAPQYRVLLHNDDYNPMEYVVQVLMTTVNSITQPQAVSIMMEAHHNGLALVITCAQEHAEFYSETLNNHGLSSTIEPEE; encoded by the coding sequence GTGTCAGTCGAAACCATTGAGAAGCGTTCTACATCCCGCAAGCTTGCGCCTCAGTATCGCGTCTTGCTCCATAATGATGATTATAATCCGATGGAGTACGTTGTACAAGTGCTAATGACTACTGTTAATAGCATTACCCAACCGCAAGCTGTTAGTATTATGATGGAAGCTCACCATAACGGGTTAGCTTTGGTTATTACTTGCGCTCAAGAACACGCGGAGTTCTATTCTGAAACCCTCAACAATCATGGTTTAAGTAGTACGATTGAACCAGAAGAATAG
- a CDS encoding Uma2 family endonuclease — protein MIDQLLIKTEIDNCDVPDANLLITEDDTTVDNLASAKQQRLLVGSLYSSLQNQVFLAEANVGVYHTYGEPPIVPDVFISFDVQIPENWWEKQNRSYLVWNFGKFPELVLEIVSNKDGNELAKKLQIYEQMRVLYYIVYDPNKNLGEEILRIYTLQGRRYIETTDNWLEDIGLAITLWTGEFEGRNDSWLRWCDQNSNILLTGDERAKNAEARAQLLAEKLKALGVDPDSI, from the coding sequence ATGATTGACCAACTTCTCATCAAAACTGAAATTGATAATTGTGATGTACCAGATGCCAACCTCCTCATCACTGAAGATGATACAACTGTAGATAATCTCGCATCTGCCAAACAACAACGCCTTTTAGTCGGTTCGCTTTACAGTTCTTTACAAAATCAGGTTTTTTTAGCTGAAGCCAATGTTGGTGTTTATCATACTTATGGTGAACCTCCCATAGTTCCTGATGTGTTTATTAGTTTTGATGTGCAAATTCCTGAGAACTGGTGGGAAAAACAAAATCGTTCTTACCTAGTTTGGAATTTTGGTAAATTCCCGGAACTCGTACTGGAAATTGTTTCTAATAAAGATGGGAATGAATTAGCTAAAAAGCTGCAAATTTATGAGCAAATGCGAGTTTTATATTATATTGTCTATGACCCAAATAAAAATTTAGGAGAAGAAATTCTCAGAATTTATACTCTCCAGGGTAGACGTTATATAGAAACTACAGATAATTGGTTAGAAGATATTGGGTTAGCTATAACTTTATGGACTGGAGAATTTGAAGGTAGAAATGATTCTTGGTTACGTTGGTGTGATCAAAATAGTAATATTTTACTAACCGGTGATGAACGGGCTAAAAATGCCGAAGCACGCGCTCAATTACTAGCAGAAAAGTTAAAGGCTTTGGGTGTAGATCCTGATAGTATTTAA
- a CDS encoding alkaline phosphatase yields the protein MAKNTIIMIGDGLGWEMARAAAIYQQISEGKTGTTLNDFYTSGKGTGLNFQTLTGYTQATTYGTTIAGSNGIYNVSNSALNGNTFTNVTGTAPIRPGFEFNPTFNPGTTPNGGANANNGVVGNLVGYDPVRGGINPWTAGIDAEYIKYSYPDSANTATTLYSGIKTYNAAIGVDIFENPVESVLSRAASLGKSTGIVSSVPVDHATPAAAAANVNNRNKFDGEFPSLDNILQQELRIFQPTVLLGGGHPLSTPGNPLPVGVEPDSIRTNTYITQSTYTELSTKPTSNIYDYTFLERGANAAEVLANTAAQLDPEKGDRLLGLYGARGQDGNLPVSSADGDYSTTGLGMFTVYSTKGLNPDTLRPLNPGETDTQFIARETDENPTLDDLTKAALSVLGKDPDGFWLMVEAGDIDWAAHDNNLDNLIGTILDFDKAIGSTIEWINQNGGWADNQLIVTADHDHYLTLNGDYPTLVRNLGAEQLTTIDTISGSGQFWGTSATDKYEWGTHTNRPVPVYYQGVDSETLTNSIGTGFESYGFQIPGLANTVDQVHIAKTLFASVTEVNQEDFVSGTTGADTLIALQNIDGVQDTVFSGAGNDEVDLAFNSNARNNIIDTGSGNDKIYVSRNDVAFGSDGNDEFDARDGKGENRMSGGAGDDTFYLGSNDRALGGSGNDKFFAGLGGGNLLSGGAGADQFWIVNAELPKAANTVLDFQVGTDVIGIKGAASLGITTANLTLTQVGADTAVIFGGQTLATLTGIQASALSVANPNQFVLV from the coding sequence ATGGCTAAGAATACAATTATCATGATCGGCGACGGTTTAGGCTGGGAAATGGCTCGCGCTGCGGCTATCTACCAACAAATCAGTGAAGGTAAGACTGGTACAACCCTCAATGACTTTTATACATCTGGCAAGGGAACAGGGCTTAATTTCCAAACCTTGACAGGTTATACACAAGCAACTACCTACGGAACTACAATTGCAGGTAGTAACGGTATATATAACGTATCAAACTCAGCCCTCAATGGTAATACCTTCACTAATGTGACAGGTACAGCACCTATCCGTCCTGGGTTTGAATTTAATCCCACATTTAACCCTGGAACTACCCCTAATGGAGGAGCAAACGCTAACAATGGTGTTGTTGGCAACCTTGTGGGTTACGATCCAGTTAGAGGTGGTATAAATCCTTGGACGGCAGGTATTGATGCTGAGTATATTAAGTACAGCTATCCTGACTCTGCTAACACAGCTACCACCCTTTATTCAGGGATTAAGACCTATAACGCCGCTATTGGTGTTGATATTTTTGAAAATCCTGTTGAAAGTGTGCTTTCTAGAGCGGCATCTCTTGGTAAATCAACTGGTATAGTGTCATCTGTTCCTGTTGATCATGCTACTCCTGCTGCTGCTGCTGCAAATGTCAATAATCGCAACAAGTTTGATGGTGAATTTCCTTCACTAGATAACATCTTGCAGCAAGAACTCCGCATTTTCCAACCAACTGTACTCCTTGGTGGTGGTCATCCTCTTTCTACACCAGGAAATCCTTTACCAGTAGGTGTTGAACCAGATTCAATCAGAACCAACACTTACATTACACAATCAACCTATACAGAGTTAAGTACCAAGCCTACCAGCAACATTTACGACTACACCTTTTTGGAACGTGGTGCAAATGCGGCTGAGGTATTGGCGAATACTGCGGCTCAACTTGATCCCGAAAAAGGCGATCGCCTCCTTGGTCTCTATGGTGCGCGTGGACAAGATGGTAACTTGCCCGTTAGTTCTGCCGATGGTGACTACAGCACCACTGGCTTGGGAATGTTCACCGTCTACTCAACCAAGGGTCTAAATCCAGATACCCTGAGACCTCTCAATCCTGGTGAAACAGATACACAGTTCATTGCCAGAGAGACTGACGAAAACCCAACTCTTGATGACCTGACTAAAGCCGCTTTATCTGTATTAGGTAAAGATCCTGATGGTTTCTGGTTGATGGTTGAAGCTGGTGATATTGACTGGGCTGCCCACGACAACAACCTTGACAACCTGATTGGCACAATTTTAGACTTTGACAAAGCGATTGGCTCTACCATTGAGTGGATTAACCAAAATGGTGGTTGGGCGGATAACCAACTGATCGTTACTGCTGACCATGACCATTACCTTACCCTTAATGGCGACTACCCTACATTAGTCAGAAACCTCGGTGCTGAACAATTAACTACCATTGACACAATCTCTGGTTCTGGGCAATTCTGGGGAACTAGCGCCACCGATAAATACGAATGGGGAACCCATACCAACCGTCCTGTCCCTGTTTACTATCAAGGTGTTGACTCTGAAACACTAACAAATTCAATCGGTACAGGTTTTGAATCCTACGGTTTTCAAATCCCCGGTCTTGCTAATACCGTTGATCAAGTCCACATTGCTAAAACTTTGTTTGCCTCAGTAACTGAAGTTAATCAGGAAGACTTTGTTTCTGGAACTACTGGCGCAGATACCTTAATTGCACTTCAAAATATAGATGGGGTTCAAGACACTGTATTTAGTGGTGCAGGAAACGATGAAGTTGATTTAGCATTCAATAGCAATGCTCGTAACAACATCATTGACACTGGTAGCGGTAACGATAAAATCTACGTTAGTCGCAACGACGTAGCCTTCGGCAGTGATGGCAATGATGAATTTGATGCTAGAGATGGTAAAGGTGAGAATCGGATGTCTGGTGGCGCTGGTGATGATACTTTCTATTTAGGTAGCAATGACCGGGCATTAGGTGGTAGTGGTAACGATAAATTCTTTGCCGGTTTAGGTGGTGGCAACCTTTTATCTGGTGGTGCTGGTGCTGACCAATTCTGGATTGTCAACGCTGAACTACCAAAAGCCGCTAACACAGTTCTAGATTTCCAAGTTGGTACTGATGTGATTGGTATTAAGGGTGCTGCTAGTTTAGGCATCACTACCGCCAATCTAACTTTGACTCAAGTTGGTGCTGATACTGCGGTTATCTTTGGTGGTCAAACTTTAGCCACTTTAACTGGTATTCAAGCCAGTGCTTTGAGTGTGGCTAATCCTAATCAGTTTGTCCTGGTTTAA
- a CDS encoding alkaline phosphatase PhoX, with product MAISFDTTQPSQVKGLNGYTVDPIFTVGDKIGNYVAPGILDGIGAYSLNDTTVRILVVNEVAATDGYKYTLKNGTQLPGARVNYFDVDKRTLQIVDAGLAHDTIINRKGEVVDAAADLEFGGIQRFCSAALFEANQFGAGIGLADRIFFSGEETSNGTQFALDTQTNTLYAVPAFGRASWENVTELNTSRTDKVAFLIGDDSNNAPLYLYVGDKKAGGFLERNGLAQGKLFVWVADDPANATDAIEANPSQFKGSGNSTNGQFVEISYYDPTKANTTGYDAQGFATQTKQNELATAVNAFRFSRPEDIATNPFDGTQAVLASTGITAGPDVWGTTYKIDVDFSQLLSTTATVPTAEDTAPFLLPTGFTQTEIVDRNKANLDPQFAATFGNWDMVALDPTNRYIYIPMEVGQGAGLARYDTQTGDFVSALTGQAALPYTTNPTVWDKNNDDFGPFDPAVYTPYGTVLTAEERTNGRLFEWLNPLMAAGDPANVVWRSNIPAVSHEGLKFDTSGTLYFIDESNTGSIYKFVPKTVGDLSVGQSFVLKVTAFTGNASENWNSTANAATTRTGAATWVAITDANGVKTTTADPFDFSSTTTGGRAAADEVGGTPYGRPEDLEIIGDILYVATTSENAVYGINLKTNEVKLFASRSTIDGGTALAAGTNLNNPDNLASDAAGNLYIIEDNGPGDIWKASDSNKDGVAESITRWASLGVPGSEPTGLISTNNPNEFIVAIQHPTSGNDALWKITTAPEITAKIDILYDGNDAGKQDFGMRSPDNLDWADNGKIYLQEDRALGADIWGATSKQEASIYVLDPAAANPADSLTKIAQVDRSAVPSGQTDSSPTDIGNWETSGILDVSSLFGNAPGTQFVFDVQAHSIRSGTIITATNIDGNGDGTKTRQENLVEGGQLSFLTAPNANLIQDTQFFAGTPNADTIVAKQTPGFSGIKDVVFSGAGNDEIDSAAAGALASNNIIDSGSGNDTVFLASSDRAFGSDGNDTFFGDEASNFRASGGAGNDLFFLGNGSNGRALGGDGNDTFEIGLGGGHTLAGGAGADQFWIVFGELTKATNTVLDFQIGTDKIGISGAASLGITTANLTLTQVGADTAIIFSGQTLATLTGIQASALSVANPNQFVLV from the coding sequence ATGGCTATATCATTCGATACAACCCAACCATCTCAAGTTAAAGGGCTAAATGGTTACACAGTCGATCCTATTTTTACAGTTGGTGACAAAATTGGCAACTATGTTGCTCCTGGGATTCTTGACGGTATTGGCGCTTACTCACTCAACGATACAACTGTTCGTATATTAGTTGTTAATGAGGTAGCGGCTACTGATGGTTATAAGTACACCCTGAAAAATGGGACACAACTCCCCGGCGCAAGAGTTAACTATTTTGATGTTGACAAGCGCACATTGCAAATCGTTGATGCTGGATTAGCCCATGACACAATTATCAACCGCAAAGGTGAAGTTGTTGATGCTGCTGCTGACTTAGAATTTGGTGGTATTCAACGTTTTTGTTCTGCTGCTTTGTTTGAAGCCAATCAGTTTGGTGCGGGTATTGGTTTAGCTGATCGTATTTTCTTCTCTGGTGAAGAAACCAGTAATGGTACACAATTCGCCTTAGATACACAAACAAATACTTTATATGCAGTCCCGGCATTTGGTCGCGCTTCGTGGGAAAACGTCACAGAACTAAATACAAGCCGCACTGATAAAGTTGCCTTTTTAATTGGTGACGATAGCAATAACGCGCCTTTATATCTCTATGTTGGCGATAAAAAAGCTGGTGGTTTCCTGGAACGTAATGGTTTAGCACAGGGTAAACTATTCGTATGGGTGGCTGACGATCCTGCAAATGCTACTGATGCGATTGAAGCTAATCCTAGCCAGTTCAAAGGCAGTGGTAACAGCACAAACGGTCAATTTGTAGAAATTTCTTACTACGATCCCACAAAAGCAAATACTACAGGTTATGACGCTCAAGGTTTTGCTACACAAACAAAACAAAATGAGTTAGCTACCGCCGTTAATGCCTTCAGATTCTCTCGTCCTGAAGATATCGCTACCAATCCTTTCGATGGTACTCAAGCTGTTTTAGCCTCCACTGGTATTACTGCAGGTCCTGATGTTTGGGGTACAACCTACAAAATTGATGTTGACTTTAGCCAACTTCTTTCTACTACTGCTACTGTTCCTACAGCAGAAGACACTGCACCCTTTTTACTACCAACAGGATTCACTCAGACAGAAATTGTTGACCGCAACAAAGCTAATCTAGATCCTCAATTTGCTGCCACCTTTGGTAACTGGGATATGGTGGCACTCGATCCCACCAACCGCTACATCTACATTCCGATGGAAGTAGGTCAAGGCGCTGGTTTAGCTCGCTACGACACCCAAACTGGTGACTTTGTTTCAGCCTTGACTGGTCAAGCGGCCTTACCCTACACCACCAATCCTACGGTTTGGGATAAGAATAATGATGATTTTGGTCCTTTTGACCCTGCTGTATATACTCCTTACGGAACAGTTCTTACCGCCGAAGAAAGAACCAATGGTCGTCTATTTGAGTGGCTTAACCCCTTGATGGCTGCTGGTGATCCAGCCAATGTGGTTTGGCGCAGCAATATTCCTGCGGTTTCCCATGAAGGATTGAAGTTTGACACCTCTGGTACTTTGTACTTTATTGATGAGAGCAACACTGGTTCTATCTACAAGTTTGTACCTAAGACTGTTGGTGATTTGAGTGTTGGACAAAGTTTTGTCTTGAAGGTAACTGCCTTTACAGGTAATGCTTCGGAAAACTGGAACTCTACTGCAAATGCAGCTACTACTCGCACTGGTGCAGCTACTTGGGTGGCGATTACCGATGCTAATGGCGTGAAAACCACCACCGCCGATCCCTTTGACTTTAGTAGCACTACTACGGGCGGACGGGCAGCAGCGGATGAAGTTGGTGGTACACCCTACGGTCGTCCAGAAGACTTAGAAATTATTGGTGACATTCTTTATGTAGCTACAACTAGCGAAAACGCAGTTTATGGCATTAACCTCAAAACTAATGAAGTTAAGCTTTTTGCTAGTCGTAGCACAATTGATGGTGGTACTGCTTTAGCTGCGGGTACCAACCTCAATAACCCTGACAACTTGGCTAGTGATGCTGCTGGTAATCTTTACATTATCGAAGACAACGGTCCTGGCGATATCTGGAAGGCATCTGATAGCAATAAGGATGGTGTAGCTGAATCAATTACTCGTTGGGCTAGTTTGGGAGTTCCTGGATCTGAACCTACTGGGTTGATTTCTACAAACAATCCCAATGAATTTATCGTTGCCATTCAACACCCCACATCTGGAAATGATGCTCTGTGGAAGATTACAACTGCACCAGAAATCACTGCAAAAATTGACATCCTTTACGATGGCAACGACGCTGGTAAACAAGATTTCGGTATGCGTAGTCCTGATAACCTCGACTGGGCTGATAATGGCAAAATTTACTTACAAGAAGACCGCGCACTAGGAGCAGATATCTGGGGTGCAACTTCTAAGCAAGAAGCCTCTATTTACGTTCTTGATCCTGCTGCTGCCAATCCAGCGGACAGCTTAACTAAAATTGCACAAGTTGATCGCTCGGCTGTTCCTTCTGGTCAAACTGATTCTAGCCCCACTGATATCGGTAACTGGGAAACTTCAGGTATTCTAGACGTTTCTAGTCTTTTTGGTAACGCTCCTGGTACACAGTTTGTGTTTGATGTCCAGGCGCATAGTATTCGTTCTGGAACAATTATTACCGCCACAAATATTGATGGTAATGGTGATGGCACAAAAACTAGACAAGAAAACCTGGTTGAAGGTGGTCAGTTATCTTTCTTGACTGCGCCTAATGCCAATTTGATTCAGGACACACAATTCTTTGCCGGTACACCTAATGCCGATACAATTGTCGCCAAACAAACTCCTGGCTTTAGTGGTATTAAGGATGTCGTGTTTAGTGGCGCTGGTAATGACGAGATTGATAGTGCGGCTGCGGGCGCTCTTGCCAGTAATAACATTATTGACAGTGGTAGCGGCAATGATACCGTGTTTTTAGCCAGTAGCGATCGCGCTTTTGGTAGTGATGGCAATGATACATTTTTCGGAGATGAAGCCAGTAATTTCCGTGCCTCTGGTGGCGCTGGTAATGATCTGTTCTTCCTGGGTAATGGTTCTAATGGTCGTGCCTTGGGTGGTGATGGTAATGATACCTTTGAAATCGGTCTTGGTGGTGGTCACACCCTAGCTGGTGGTGCTGGTGCTGACCAATTCTGGATTGTTTTTGGTGAATTAACCAAAGCTACTAATACAGTTCTCGATTTCCAAATTGGTACTGATAAAATTGGTATTTCTGGTGCTGCCAGTTTAGGTATCACTACAGCCAATCTGACTTTGACTCAAGTTGGTGCTGATACTGCGATTATCTTTAGTGGTCAAACTTTAGCCACTTTAACTGGTATTCAAGCGAGCGCTTTGAGTGTGGCTAATCCTAATCAGTTTGTCCTGGTTTAA
- a CDS encoding ribbon-helix-helix domain-containing protein produces MPNVEKLSIALTPEMATLVRDAVKSGEYASSSEIIREALRDWKYKRFIQSQNIEEIHRLWQEGIDSGTGKYANIDAIKLEARKRFAQISERDV; encoded by the coding sequence ATGCCTAACGTCGAAAAACTTAGCATTGCCCTAACACCAGAAATGGCTACTTTGGTTCGTGATGCGGTAAAATCTGGTGAATATGCCAGCAGTAGTGAAATCATCCGCGAAGCACTGCGGGACTGGAAATATAAGCGGTTTATTCAATCCCAAAATATTGAGGAAATACATCGTTTGTGGCAAGAAGGTATTGATAGCGGTACTGGAAAGTATGCAAACATAGACGCTATTAAGCTAGAAGCACGAAAGCGTTTCGCTCAGATTTCTGAGAGGGATGTGTAA
- a CDS encoding DUF4079 domain-containing protein: protein MHLPSFLWLWKIAAWSMGLSLLAYLFLAITGIWMLRVRTNPESFGILLPSYRPQVRSLHYIIGITIVSLVLLLLAVGIVGTLGHFGSLGHSPHLVAGLIVVILVLVSAFSATQISTIKPWARPLHLGCNFCLLLGFAWVSLSGWTVVQKYLP, encoded by the coding sequence ATGCACCTACCTTCCTTTCTATGGTTATGGAAAATAGCCGCTTGGTCAATGGGATTATCTTTACTAGCCTATTTATTTTTAGCCATAACTGGTATTTGGATGTTACGGGTCAGAACAAACCCAGAATCTTTCGGTATTCTATTACCTTCGTATCGTCCGCAAGTGCGATCGCTCCATTATATAATCGGCATAACTATAGTTAGCCTAGTATTACTACTCCTAGCCGTTGGCATTGTTGGTACATTAGGACACTTCGGTTCACTAGGACACTCACCACATTTAGTCGCTGGTTTAATAGTCGTCATCTTAGTTTTAGTATCCGCTTTTAGTGCCACTCAAATTAGTACCATCAAACCTTGGGCTAGACCATTACATCTTGGGTGTAATTTCTGCTTATTATTAGGATTTGCTTGGGTATCTCTCAGTGGTTGGACTGTTGTGCAAAAGTATTTACCTTAA
- a CDS encoding CPBP family intramembrane glutamic endopeptidase: MKINLTQLTQYPVPVRLVCFILALLFLWLPLAVPIYLLVKDTNLESILTLVILYVEFIFLLNIWGKQVYQQPKIFSHYGLEFTRLNGVNVLQGLAIGLTTVLVLFGLEGVLGWLIWQQPQVFLGRIILEGLLVGFGVGFAEELLFRGWLLDELQRDYKLNIALWIDAILFAVSHFIKPLEAIIHTLPQFPALVLLGLTQVWGKRWRRGRLGLPIGLHGGLVWGYYIINVGQLTKYSGQVPDWVTGVNNNPLQGVMGVLFMGGLAWWIGSKQQVTGKSIEFEHKT, translated from the coding sequence ATGAAAATTAATCTCACTCAACTTACCCAATACCCCGTTCCTGTGAGGCTAGTTTGTTTTATACTGGCCTTACTGTTTTTATGGCTACCCCTAGCTGTACCAATTTATTTGCTAGTCAAAGATACTAATTTAGAAAGTATTTTGACGCTGGTGATATTATATGTAGAGTTTATTTTTCTGCTGAATATTTGGGGTAAGCAAGTTTATCAACAACCAAAAATATTCAGCCATTATGGTTTAGAATTTACGCGTCTTAATGGGGTGAATGTGTTGCAGGGGTTGGCTATTGGACTAACTACTGTTTTAGTTTTATTTGGTTTAGAAGGTGTACTGGGTTGGTTGATATGGCAACAACCACAAGTATTTTTAGGGAGAATAATTTTAGAAGGTTTATTAGTTGGTTTTGGGGTGGGTTTTGCAGAAGAATTATTATTTCGGGGTTGGTTATTGGATGAGTTACAACGAGATTATAAATTAAATATCGCTCTCTGGATAGATGCAATTTTATTTGCTGTATCCCATTTTATTAAACCTTTGGAGGCAATTATTCATACTTTACCCCAGTTTCCGGCTTTGGTGTTGTTGGGCTTAACGCAGGTATGGGGAAAACGTTGGAGAAGGGGACGTTTGGGTTTACCTATTGGTTTACATGGTGGGTTGGTTTGGGGTTATTATATCATTAATGTCGGGCAATTAACTAAATATTCGGGACAAGTTCCTGACTGGGTGACTGGTGTGAATAATAATCCTTTACAGGGAGTTATGGGGGTATTATTTATGGGTGGTTTGGCTTGGTGGATAGGGAGTAAACAGCAGGTGACAGGGAAGAGTATAGAATTTGAACATAAAACCTGA
- a CDS encoding TIGR02466 family protein translates to MAGSRNDWFPTSVWHFSLENYQQLNPPLLQTIYAEERRDSQGEKWSNILGWHSTDRLHERDSFDNLIQIINQNVLEVATFLQWDLQKFSLKITTCWGIINRKLASNSVHNHPNSILSGVYYLKTPENCGGIFFSDPRPASQMIVPPSIEFNLWTFPKITYKAREGTMLIFPSWLLHGVEMNMSDEDRVCISFNIGIVPINR, encoded by the coding sequence ATGGCTGGTTCTAGAAATGACTGGTTTCCCACTTCTGTTTGGCATTTTTCCCTAGAAAATTATCAACAATTAAATCCTCCACTCTTACAAACTATCTATGCAGAGGAACGTCGAGATAGTCAGGGTGAGAAGTGGTCAAATATACTAGGATGGCATAGTACAGATAGGTTGCATGAAAGGGATAGTTTTGACAACCTGATACAAATCATTAATCAAAATGTCTTAGAAGTTGCCACATTTTTACAATGGGACTTACAAAAGTTTAGTCTCAAAATTACAACTTGTTGGGGAATTATTAATCGTAAACTTGCTTCCAACTCTGTACATAATCATCCCAACTCAATTTTAAGTGGAGTTTATTATCTGAAAACTCCTGAAAATTGTGGTGGCATATTTTTCTCTGATCCGCGACCAGCTTCACAAATGATCGTACCACCATCTATAGAGTTTAATCTATGGACTTTCCCCAAAATCACTTATAAAGCTCGTGAAGGGACAATGTTAATATTTCCCAGTTGGCTGTTACATGGTGTGGAAATGAATATGAGTGATGAAGATCGGGTGTGTATTAGTTTTAATATTGGCATAGTACCTATAAATAGATAA
- a CDS encoding IS1634 family transposase, whose protein sequence is MATESIITNERVDDIPVLLTQIERMGVQKLIDKNFPTHGNWRGQSLGNVAVIWLTHILSQADHRLNQVQAWAGKRLETLKKLIGESLNELDLTDDRLEAVLRYLNCDENWYAFEEELGSNLLQVYDIKPERVRLDSTTASSYCGVNTEGLFQWGHSKDHRPDLAQVKIMLSTLDPLGMPIATEILSGEKADDPLYIPAIERVRSTLKQPGLLYIGDCKMASMGTRIHIVSGGDFYLCPLNAKQTPTEKLREYLQPVWDEKQELTTINYDYADGKTREIAEGFELKLLQKEKINEQEISWEERQLVVRSYAIAQTEEKYLRERIQKTVHALEQLKIPKRGKKKLTSFPEWELSVAEILKRYRTGGLFEIDIQTQRVEKVKRQYGERQSQIIEEVSFNLDFKINEDAVKQQVQLLGWRVYVTNETEANLSLKQAVRAYRDEYLTERGFARLKGFPLSLTPIYLQREDHITGLIRLLSIGLRVLTLLEFQVRRHLDKNQEKLAGLYAGNPQRKTARPTAEMLLVAFKEITLILIEVNNEVYTHLTTLSPLQQRILVLLGFPPTIYTQLSGQSFTPE, encoded by the coding sequence ATGGCAACTGAATCCATAATTACAAACGAACGAGTAGATGACATACCCGTACTACTCACACAGATAGAACGGATGGGTGTACAAAAGCTAATAGATAAAAACTTCCCCACCCATGGAAATTGGCGAGGACAAAGCTTGGGGAATGTAGCAGTGATCTGGTTAACACATATCTTATCGCAAGCAGACCACCGTTTAAATCAAGTTCAAGCCTGGGCTGGTAAACGGTTAGAAACATTGAAAAAATTGATTGGTGAAAGCTTAAACGAACTTGACCTAACCGATGACCGATTAGAAGCAGTATTGCGTTACCTTAACTGTGACGAGAACTGGTATGCGTTTGAGGAAGAACTGGGAAGTAATTTGTTGCAAGTGTATGATATCAAACCAGAACGGGTAAGACTGGATAGTACAACAGCTTCAAGTTATTGCGGGGTGAATACTGAAGGGCTATTTCAATGGGGTCATAGCAAAGACCATCGTCCAGATTTGGCACAAGTCAAAATCATGCTATCAACATTAGACCCATTAGGAATGCCAATAGCAACAGAAATATTATCGGGAGAAAAAGCAGATGACCCTTTATATATCCCCGCAATTGAGAGAGTCCGTTCGACGCTAAAACAGCCAGGATTACTGTATATTGGGGACTGTAAAATGGCATCAATGGGGACAAGAATCCATATTGTATCAGGGGGAGATTTTTATCTATGTCCTTTAAATGCCAAGCAAACACCGACAGAAAAATTAAGAGAATATCTGCAACCAGTTTGGGATGAAAAACAAGAATTGACAACTATCAATTATGATTATGCAGATGGAAAAACGAGAGAGATTGCTGAAGGATTTGAACTAAAATTGCTCCAAAAAGAAAAGATTAACGAGCAAGAAATATCTTGGGAAGAGCGACAATTAGTAGTCCGTTCTTATGCCATTGCCCAGACAGAGGAAAAATATCTACGTGAACGCATACAGAAAACCGTTCATGCTCTTGAACAACTAAAAATCCCCAAACGCGGCAAGAAAAAGCTGACATCATTTCCAGAGTGGGAGTTATCTGTAGCTGAGATTCTCAAGCGTTATCGGACTGGGGGATTATTTGAAATTGATATTCAAACTCAGCGAGTTGAAAAAGTTAAAAGACAATATGGCGAACGTCAATCTCAAATAATAGAAGAAGTTTCCTTTAATTTAGATTTTAAAATTAATGAAGACGCGGTAAAACAACAAGTTCAACTGTTAGGCTGGCGAGTTTATGTCACTAATGAAACTGAAGCTAACCTGAGTTTGAAACAAGCAGTTCGTGCTTATAGAGATGAGTATTTGACAGAACGAGGATTTGCTCGACTTAAAGGCTTTCCTCTTTCTTTAACTCCAATTTATTTACAACGTGAAGACCATATTACTGGTTTGATCCGACTACTTTCAATTGGTTTGCGAGTTTTGACTCTTTTAGAGTTTCAGGTTCGTCGCCATCTTGACAAAAATCAAGAAAAATTGGCTGGACTTTATGCTGGTAATCCTCAGCGTAAAACGGCACGTCCTACTGCTGAAATGCTTCTTGTTGCATTTAAAGAAATCACATTGATATTAATTGAGGTTAACAATGAAGTCTACACTCATTTAACTACTCTTTCCCCTTTACAGCAGCGTATTCTTGTTTTACTTGGGTTTCCCCCTACTATTTATACTCAGCTTAGTGGTCAATCTTTTACTCCTGAGTAG